In Brachybacterium fresconis, the genomic stretch ACGATCATCGAGGCCGGCACGGGCATCGACGGGGTGACCCGGGACGGGCTGGTGATTGCGCTGATGGCGGCGCTGACCGAGTCCACCCTGCGGATGCTGTCCAACACGAGCGTCTATCCGGAGTCGGCGGACTATCCCAACGACGGCGACGGTTCCGACAACGACTCCCTGGGGTTGTTTCAGATGCGGCCGCAGTCCGGGTGGGGCACCGTCGCCGAGTTGATGGACCCGACGTATCAGGCGCAGGCGTTCTTCGGCGGACCCACCGGCCCCAACCACCCCTCTCCACGTGGCCTGTTGGACATTCCCGGCTGGGAACAGATGGACAAGGGCGAAGCCGCCCAAGCCGTCGAGGTGTCCGCCTACCCCGACCGGTACCGCAACTACGAGCCCGTCGCCGAGACCATCCTGACCACCCTCACCGGCACCACCACGACAGCCGACGCAGTCACTGCGGGGATGTCGACCGGCGACACGGTGGTGCCAGCGGTTCAGACGGTGGCGGAGTCTTCGCGGGTGGTGTTCCCGGTGCCCGTGGGCACCTGGGTGCTGACCAGCGAGTATGGGCCGCGGGTCCATCCGATCTCCGGGGAGAGTTCGTTCCACACCGGCACCGACTTCGCCGCCCCGGATGGCACTCCGATCCTCGCGGCGGCCGATGGCACCGTCACCGTCGCCGAGTTCTCCGGCGGCTACGGCGGGCTCATCGTCATCGAACACACCCTCGACGGGCAGGCTGTGGCGACCGCGTACGGGCATATGTGGGAGACCGGCATTCACGTCCAACCCGGCGACACTGTCACCGCCGGCCAGCACATCGGCGACATCGGCTCCTCCGGCAACAGCACCGGGCCGCATCTGCATTTTGAGGTCCGGACCGGCGGCACCGACGGCGAGCACACCGACCCCGCCGCCTGGCTCAACGCCCATGATGCCGCCGACCTCCCCGAACCCGAGACCGGCGCCCCGGCCGGCTGCGACCCCGGCACCAGCACGCCGGGCGAGCTGCCCGACCCCCTCGACGGTGACCCGGACCGGCTCGTCGACGACCCCACCAGCGACGGACAGATCACCGCTCGGATGCTGCACCTGTACCAGCAGGGCACCGCCGCCTTCCCCGACACCTCCTGGGCCTGCTACTCACCGCGGCCCGGCACCCGCTCCGAACACCCGCTCGGCCGGGCCTGCGATCTGACCTTCGGCAACGCCATCGGCCAGCACCCCACACCGGCGCAGCTCGAAGCCGGCTGGGACGTCACCAACTGGATGAAAGACCACGCCGAGACCCTCGGTGTCGAGTATCTGATCTGGCAGGGCAAGATCTGGTCACTGGCCCGCGATGACAGCGGTTGGCGCGACTACAACGGCGGCGGCATGCACGACCCTGGCGACGTCACCGGCGGCCACTATGACCACCTCCACGTCACCGTTCGGTCCGGGAGCTGAGCGGCATGGACGTGTTCCCCGACTTCGACGGTCTCGGCGGGATCGGCGACCTGCGCGAAGTGATCGGCGCGCTGCTCACCTTCGTCCTGGTGATCGCCGTGTTGATGCTGATCGTCTGCGCCCTCATCTGGGCACTCGCCACCGCCAACGGCCAGCACGCCGCCGCCACCAAGGCGCGCATCGGCGCCTGGACCGCGCTCGGTGCCGTGGTCCTGGCTGGCGGCGGGGTGGCGTGGCTGAACTGGCTCATCGACCTCGGCCAGCAACTCTGACTCTCTTGCCCGCCTGCGAACCCTCGCGCCGCGCGGTGCCGCGTTCTTAGGACTGTGGGGCGGGCGGTGCACCTGACCGACGAACCCATCCGCGTTCCCCGCCCTCCGGGGCGGGTCCGTTCGTCAGGAGACCCACCGTGTTCGACCTCATCACCACCGTCCTGGCCGCACCCGTACTGGTGCCGATGAACATCGACATCGACCCCAACGATTCCGGTCTTCCCGGGATCGCCCAGCTGCGCACCATCGTCGGCGCGGTCATGACCATCGGCCTGATCCTGTCCGTGCTCGCACTGATCATCTCGGCGATCGTGTGGGGCTTCGGCGCCAACTCCTCCAACCCGCATCTCGCTGGCCGGGGCAAGGTGGGCGTCCTCGTCTCCTGCGGTGCCGCGGTGATCTGCGGCGCGTCGGTGACGCTGATCAACTTCTTCTGGAACGTCGGCCAGCAGGTCTGACCCCACCCCGTCCATCAACTCGATCTGAGGAGTGATTGCGGTGGGTGTGTGCGATGTTCCCATCATCTCGACCGTGTGCGACACCGCCGGCGAAGCAGCGGCCTCGCTGGTGGCGGCGCCGTTCGACTGGCTCGCCCAAGCAATGGGCGCTGCCGCCGGCTGGTTGTTCGAGGCCGTCTGGACGGTGTTCGACACCACCACCTTCGTGGACGTCACGAGGCCCGAGTACGTGGCGGTCTACAACATTTTGTTCGGCATCGCGGTGTTCGTGATGCTGATCTTCTTCTGCCTCCAACTCATCACCGGTCTGATCCGCCGCGACCCCACCGCCCTGGGCAGGGCCGCGCTCGGTCTGGCGAAGTCCGTGCTCGGCAGCTTCGTCGTCATCATCCTGACGGCGTTGTTGTTGGAGATCGTGGATCAGCTGTGCGTCGGGATCATCCAGGCCGCCGGCGAGACCACCGAGTCGATGGGCGACAAGATCACCCTGCTGGCCGCGGGACTGGTCGGCATCAATATCGCCGCGCCCGGGGTGGGGGCGATCATCACGATCTTCCTCGCCGGCCTCGCCATCAGCGCGGCGGCCATCGTGTGGCTCTCCCTCCTCGTGCGGAAGGCGTTGCTGCTGGTGGCGATCGTGCTTGCACCCCTGGCGTTCTCCGGCGCGTCGTGGGATGCGACGCGGGGGTGGATCGGCAAGTGGGCGATGTTCGTCATCGCCCTGATCTGCTCGAAGCTGGTCCTGGTCGTGATGTTCCTTGTCGCTATCACTCAGGTGGCCGCACCGATCGATGGCGACCTGTCCTCGGTCAGCGATCCGATTGCCGGGATCGTGCTGATGGCGATGGCCGCGTTCGCCCCCTACCTGACGTACAAGTTCCTGTCCTTTGTGGGCTTTGACATGTATCACGCGATCGGGTCCGAGCAGGACGCGAAGACCGCCCTCAACCGGCCCGTCCCGACACCGAGCAAACCGGCCGGCGACGGCCCGCAGAAGGTCCTCGACGGAGGCAACAGCGGCAGCGGCGGGGGCAGCAACAGCGGTGGCGGCGGTAGCAGCGACAGCGGTGGGAAGACCCCGCCGCAGCCGAAGACTCCGACATCCCAGGCTGCGGGGAGCACTGCCGGGGCAGGCGGAGGGAAAGCCGCCGCCGCAGGCTCCGGGTCCGCCGGCGCGAGCGGCACAGCTGGAGCTGGTGCAGGTGCTGGTGCTGCGGCGGCTGGTCCGGCCGCAGCCCCGGTGATCGGCGCGAAGGTCGCCAAGGACGCCGCCACCGCTGGCCCCAAGGCCAGCACAGCGCTCGGCAGTCAGGGAGAGACCGCCGCCGACGCCGCTGGGCAGTCCGGCAGCACCCCACCGCCATCGCAAGCGCCCCCGCCTTCGAGCCCCACGCCCAAGCCGGCATCCGCGGCACCGTCGACCGGCCCCTCACAGCCGGAGCCGCGTCCGCCGAAGCCGCCACCACCGCCGGCGCCGAAGCCCACTGGGAAGGAGTGAAGGCATGACCTCGAAGCAGAAAGAGCCCTCGACCGCGCTGGTGCCGGTCAAGTTCTCCCGCCTGACCCGGCGCGGCATCCTCCTCGGCCTCTCCTTATCCCAACTCGTCGCGCTGTCGACCGGTGTCCTCGCCGTCGTGGTCGCGCTGTATGCAGGCGGTGGCATCCTGCTGGCTTACACCGCGCCGGTCTGGGTGCTGTCCGCCGCCCTGACGTGGGTACCGGTCGCCGGGCGTCCGGCCGTGGAATGGCTGCCGGTCACGTTTTGGTGGCTGTGGCGTGCGACCGGTGGTCAGCTCCTGTACCGGCGCCGCATCGTTGTCCCACGGCCGGCCGGCACGCTCGCGCTGCCCGGTGACATGGCCCGGCTGCGCGAATACGCCGATCCCGACACCGGCGCCGGGATGGTCCATGACCCTCACCAGCAGACCCTGACCGTGGTGTGCGAGGTGGCCCATCCTGCGTTCGTGCTGCTTGATCCCGGCGAGCAGGAACGCCGGGTCACCTCGTGGGGTCGGGTGCTGGCCACCGTGTGCCGCTCCGGGCGGATCGCGACCCTCCAGGTGCTGGAGCGTACTCTGCCAGACTCCGGCACCGGGCTGGCCGAATGGTGGGCGACCCACGGCACCGCCGAGGACACGTGGGCCGCAACCACCTACGCAGAGTTGATCGATCGTGCCGGCCCGGCCGGGGAACGCCACGCCACCACCTTGTCACTGAGCCTGGACATGAAGACCAGCGCGCGGCAGATCAGGACCGCCGGGGGTGGCATCCGGGGTGCTGCCGCCGTGCTGCGTCAGGAGATGTCCACCCTCACCGCCGCCCTGCGCTCGGCCGACCTCACCCCCTCGGGCTGGCTGAGTCCTGGGCAGATCGCCGTCATCCTGCGCGCCGCGTACGACCCGGCCATCGCCGCCACATTGGCGCGCCACGGCGAACTCGGCCAGCACCTCGCCACGGCCGGACCCGTGGCCGTCAACGAATCCTGGACCAGACTGCGCACCGACTCCGCCCACCACGCCGTGCTGTGGATCAATGAGTGGCCGCGTTCCATGGTCTACCCGGGGTTCCTGTCCCCGGTGCTGCTCTCTACCGGCATCCAGCGCTCGTTCTCGCTGCTGTGCACGCCGATGCGCTCGGACCAGGCGGCCCGGGACATCCGCAAGAAGAAGGTCGAGCACATCTCCGACCAGGCCCAACGCGCCAAGATCGGGCAGATCGAAGACGCCGCCCACACGGCCGAATACCACGACGTCCTCCAGCAGGAAGCCGACCTGACCGCTGGCCACGGCGTGCTGCGCTACACCGGCCTCATCAGCGTCTCCGCACCGACCGTCGACGAACTCGACGCCGCCGTGGCCGCGATCGAACAGGCCGCCATCCAAGCCTCCTGCGAGACCCGGCTACTGGTCGGCCAGCAGGCCGCGGCGTTCACCGCTGCCGCGCTGCCGCTGTGCCGCCACATCTGACCCAACTCACGCGGGGCGGGGCTCACGGTGGGGGCGTGCGTGCACCTGACAGGCGAGCCCCGGATGCCGGGGTTTTCCGTTCTCGCCCACAGGAGGCGCTCATGCCCACGTTCCATGACCCGCTCCTCGATGCCGCTGAAGCATCCGAAGCGCTGCGCGGCCTCGCGCACGCCAGCCGGGTCTTCGACGATCCCGCCGACACGTACGCGGTGTTCGGTGACCTCGTGGCCAGCGTCCGGTCACTGCGGCAGGTGCTCGACCAGCTCGCCAACACGCATCTGACCCACCGCGACCGTGCCCACGATGACGACGGCGATCACCTCGCAGGATCGGACAGCGTGTTCGCTGCCGCCGACGAGCTGCACCACGCCGGCACCCTGCTCGACCAGGCCCAGGACCGCCTCGATGCCGCGTTCTCCCATTCGGGGCGGATCGCCTGGCACCCCGAGCCCGCCGTCTCCCACGAGGCGCCGACCGATACTGCCGAGCGGCGGTGGGTCTCCGTGGTGTTCCTCCAGGGCGAGGAGGCGGAGGAGGTGCTGGACCTGATCGACCGCGAGGGCACCGACACCGCGATCACCCACCTTGCTCAGTGGGACTTCGGGGAGGAGACCACCGACGCCGCCATGGAGAACGGCTACGTCTTCGACGCACCCCCGACCGGGGCACTCGACCGGGTCGCGACCGAGGGCGACTACGCCCTGACCTACAACCCGGCCATGGGGCACGTCAGCCTGCTGCGCCAGCACACCGTCCCACCCGATGCGGAACTGGACGACGCCGATGTGGTGCCCGCCCGTGAAGCCATCGCCGACGTCGGTCCCCTCGACACGAGCACATCGCATGCTACCCGCACAGCAATGCGGGAGCGATCGCTGCGGACATCGCCCGCGGCGC encodes the following:
- a CDS encoding DUF6112 family protein — translated: MDVFPDFDGLGGIGDLREVIGALLTFVLVIAVLMLIVCALIWALATANGQHAAATKARIGAWTALGAVVLAGGGVAWLNWLIDLGQQL
- a CDS encoding conjugal transfer protein TrbL translates to MGVCDVPIISTVCDTAGEAAASLVAAPFDWLAQAMGAAAGWLFEAVWTVFDTTTFVDVTRPEYVAVYNILFGIAVFVMLIFFCLQLITGLIRRDPTALGRAALGLAKSVLGSFVVIILTALLLEIVDQLCVGIIQAAGETTESMGDKITLLAAGLVGINIAAPGVGAIITIFLAGLAISAAAIVWLSLLVRKALLLVAIVLAPLAFSGASWDATRGWIGKWAMFVIALICSKLVLVVMFLVAITQVAAPIDGDLSSVSDPIAGIVLMAMAAFAPYLTYKFLSFVGFDMYHAIGSEQDAKTALNRPVPTPSKPAGDGPQKVLDGGNSGSGGGSNSGGGGSSDSGGKTPPQPKTPTSQAAGSTAGAGGGKAAAAGSGSAGASGTAGAGAGAGAAAAGPAAAPVIGAKVAKDAATAGPKASTALGSQGETAADAAGQSGSTPPPSQAPPPSSPTPKPASAAPSTGPSQPEPRPPKPPPPPAPKPTGKE
- a CDS encoding M23 family metallopeptidase → MVKKLALVALALVFLAPSLVLVGVGVVMNPAASASCTVAGVNVRVGDVPDELEVTTANGETFTLNRQQLTHAATIIEAGTGIDGVTRDGLVIALMAALTESTLRMLSNTSVYPESADYPNDGDGSDNDSLGLFQMRPQSGWGTVAELMDPTYQAQAFFGGPTGPNHPSPRGLLDIPGWEQMDKGEAAQAVEVSAYPDRYRNYEPVAETILTTLTGTTTTADAVTAGMSTGDTVVPAVQTVAESSRVVFPVPVGTWVLTSEYGPRVHPISGESSFHTGTDFAAPDGTPILAAADGTVTVAEFSGGYGGLIVIEHTLDGQAVATAYGHMWETGIHVQPGDTVTAGQHIGDIGSSGNSTGPHLHFEVRTGGTDGEHTDPAAWLNAHDAADLPEPETGAPAGCDPGTSTPGELPDPLDGDPDRLVDDPTSDGQITARMLHLYQQGTAAFPDTSWACYSPRPGTRSEHPLGRACDLTFGNAIGQHPTPAQLEAGWDVTNWMKDHAETLGVEYLIWQGKIWSLARDDSGWRDYNGGGMHDPGDVTGGHYDHLHVTVRSGS
- a CDS encoding DUF6112 family protein, with amino-acid sequence MFDLITTVLAAPVLVPMNIDIDPNDSGLPGIAQLRTIVGAVMTIGLILSVLALIISAIVWGFGANSSNPHLAGRGKVGVLVSCGAAVICGASVTLINFFWNVGQQV
- a CDS encoding SCO6880 family protein, with the protein product MTSKQKEPSTALVPVKFSRLTRRGILLGLSLSQLVALSTGVLAVVVALYAGGGILLAYTAPVWVLSAALTWVPVAGRPAVEWLPVTFWWLWRATGGQLLYRRRIVVPRPAGTLALPGDMARLREYADPDTGAGMVHDPHQQTLTVVCEVAHPAFVLLDPGEQERRVTSWGRVLATVCRSGRIATLQVLERTLPDSGTGLAEWWATHGTAEDTWAATTYAELIDRAGPAGERHATTLSLSLDMKTSARQIRTAGGGIRGAAAVLRQEMSTLTAALRSADLTPSGWLSPGQIAVILRAAYDPAIAATLARHGELGQHLATAGPVAVNESWTRLRTDSAHHAVLWINEWPRSMVYPGFLSPVLLSTGIQRSFSLLCTPMRSDQAARDIRKKKVEHISDQAQRAKIGQIEDAAHTAEYHDVLQQEADLTAGHGVLRYTGLISVSAPTVDELDAAVAAIEQAAIQASCETRLLVGQQAAAFTAAALPLCRHI